The sequence ACGCGCCCGCGCGTGTCGCGGCGTGAGCCTGAAGTGAGCGCCGAGGTCTCGCCTTGAGCGATCTCGCGGCGCGCTATCTGTTCGCGTTCGTGGCGACGCAGATCGTCGAGTGCCCGATCTACGCGCGCGGCCCGCTTCGCGGAGCGCGCCATCCGTGGGTGACCGCGTTCGGCGCGTCGCTCCTCACGCACCCGTTCGCGGCGCTCGCGCTCCCTGCGCTGCTAGGGCGCGTGGTCGAGCGCCCGGTGTGGGTGCCCGGCGTCACGGCGCTCACCGCGGACTTCGCGCTGCGCGTCGCGGCGTTCGGCCTCGTCTCCGAGGGCTTCGCGGTGCTCGTGGAGGCGGCGTACCTGCGCGCGCTCGGCGTCCCCCGCGCGGTCGGCTGGTCTCTGCTCGCCAACGGCGCGAGCGCCGGGCTGGGCGCGGCGCTCACGCTGACCTTCGGCTTCCCCTGACCCCAACGGCTCTTCGAGGTCTCTTCGGGCAGCGGGTCGCCTGGGCCTCAGCCGTCCTTCGCGGCGTCGCCGTCGGGCAGCGGCCCGCGCGCGAGCCACTCCCGGGCCGCGCGCCGGCCGGCCTCGTACATGTCGAGGAGCACCGAGCGCTCGAAGTGCAGGTACGAGCCAGGGCCGAAGAGCGCCGTGTCACCCGGGCGGATCGCCTGGAACAGCTCGACCCGGCCCCACGGCGCCGACGGCAGCCGGTCGACCAGATCGTTGCGGGTGAGCAGGAGCTTGCGGTCCACGTTGTAGGCGTTCTCGAGGAGCGTATCGACGAGGCGCTCGACCGACTCGCCGAACGACCCCATGCTCGCGCCCGAGCGCCCGTCCAGCTTGGTGACGAGCACGGGTAAGAGGCGCCGAGCCCCGAGCGCGACCGCCGGGGCCATGGGCGAGTTGACGAGCAGGCCACCGTCCCACAGGAGCCGCCCGTCGAACGGCACGGGGTTGAAGAGCAGCGGGATCGACGCGCTCGCGAGCACGAGATCGAGAGGAATATCTGGCACATAGCGATAGTGTGTGGACGCCGCCGCGGTCTTGCCCGGCGGGTGGTTCACGATGCGCACGACGCCGCCGCTGCGCACGTCGATCGCGTTCAGCGCGAGCCGGACGCGGCCCCGTGGCACGGTGGGGCCGCCGATCGCCTCCGCGAGCCGCGCGCGGAGCGGGCTCGTGTCGAAGAGGTACGGGGCGTCGAGCTCCTCGAGCAGCACGCTCACCGCGTCGAACCGGGCCGTCATCAAGATCTCGAGCGCCGCCGCCAGGATGCCGCTCGCCCGCGTGAGGTGGTGCTTCTTGGCGATGGACGCGAGCAGCACGAGCTCGCGCTTTCGCTCTTGAAACGTTCGCTGCGTGTCGCGGCTGGCCACCCGAGAGAGCGCGCGACGCAGCGAATCGAAGAAGGCCTCGTTCGCCACGATCGGCGGGCGCGCCGCGAGGTCGAGCCAGAACTGCAGCATGCGCTCGGGCGAGAGGCCCGCAGCGATCAGCGCGCCGTTGATGGCGCCGGCCGAGGTACCGCTCACCACGTCGGGCTCGCGACCGAGCCCCCGGGGATCGTCGCGCAGCACCTTCCACACGCCCACCTGGAACACGCCGCGGGCGCCGCCGCCCGAGAGCACGAGGCCAACCGGGCGGGCAGGATCGGCGGCGAGCGCGCTCATGCGCCCACCCTACACGAGCCGCCTGACCCGCGCACGACCGCGCAGCCGCTTGCTTCCCGCGCGAGTTTTGGCGACCGTGGTCGGATGCGGCGCAAGGCCTCCTCGCCTGACCAGCTCGGCCTCTTCGGCGGGCCCGCGGCCGAGGCGCCGGCGGCCTCCCGCGGCGCCCCCGCGCGCGCCCGCGTGACGCCGGAGGACCTCGAGCTCGCGGCGCGGGTGCCGCCGAGCGTGCGCTTCGGGACGAGCAGCTGGACCTTCCCGGGGTGGGGCGGGGTGCTCTACGAGGGCGCGCCGACGCAGGCCGCGCTCCTCGCGGGCGGGCTGCAAGCCTACGCGACCCACCCCCTGTTTCGCGTGGTCGGGATCGATCGCAGCCACTACGCGCCGCTCGACGCCGCGACCCTCGCGCAGTACGCGGCGGGGCTCCCCGCGGGCTTCTGCGCCGTGTCGAAGGTGTGGGACGAGCTCACGACGTGTGTGTTCCCCGCGCACCCTCGCTTCGGCGAGCGCGCCTCGCACGACAACCCGAGCTTCCTCTCCGCCGAGCGTTTCCTGACCGAGGTGCTCCCGCCGTACACGGCCGCGTTCGCGCCGTTCGCGGGCCCCTTCGTCTTCGAGATCCCGCCCATGCCGCCGGCGCGCGTGCCCGCCGCCGAGGTGTTCGCCGCGCGGGTCGACGCGCTCCTCTCGCGGCTGCCTCGCGCGTTCAGGTACGCGTTCGAGCTCCGCAACGAGGCGCTGCTGACGGGCGCGTACCTCGAGGTGCTGCGCGCCCACGGCGCCTCTCACGTGCTCAATCTGTGGACCGGCATGCCCACGTTGAGGCGTCAGCTCGCCGTGGCTGGGGTCGCCGCCGCGCCGTTCTTCGTGGTGCGCCTCATGCTCCCTCCGTTCACGCGCTACGACGTCCGCCGCGCCGATCTCGCGCCGTTCGACCGGCTCGTCGACCCGCAGCACGACGCGCGCGACGACGTGCTCGCGATCGTGCGCGCGGCCGGCGGGCGCGACGTGTTCGTGCTCGTGAACAACAAGTTCGAGGGGTGCTCGCCGGAGAGCGTGCGCGAGCTCGCGCGCCGCGTCGTGGGGGAGCTCCGGCCAGAGATCAGTCCGTGAGCGCGCTCACTTCGCCTCGGGCTTCCCGGGCGCGCCCGTGGGCGGCGTCACCGGACCGCTCGGCGGCGCCGCGTGCGGGCGCTGGTCGGTCTCCTTGATGCTGTAGCGGACCAGCGCGCGGAGCACCTGGTTGCGCTCCACGTTGCCCACGATAGCCTTCAGGTCCTCGTAGATGCTGGGGTCGACCAAGAGCCCGCCGATGGTGCCTTTGCCCGCGCGGACGCCCGCCATCACGGCGCGAAGATCGTCGCTCATGGCGCCCACGTTGGTGAGCACCTTCTGCGTGTTCGGGTCGCCGTAGACCACCGCGTGGGCGATGCCGGGTTGGGTGCGCACCGCCTCGAGGGTGTTGCGGACCTCGACGAGTGTGCCGGTGGCGCCCTGGGCCATCTTCTCGTCGTAGAGCAGCGTGTGGGCGAGGCCGGGGCCCGAGTTCACCCGGGTGGTCATCGTGTGGACGTCGGCCGTGGCGCCCGCGGCCTCGTGGCTGATGACGAGGAGGTTGTTGAGGAGCACGTCGACCTTCTTCGCCTCTTCCGGGTCGAAGAGCAGGCGGTGCGCGGCGCCGTCTTTGCGCGCGAACGCGGCGAGGATGACGTTGACCGAGGCGATCGAGCCCTTGATGTCGTCGGCGACCTTCTCGTTCGCGAGCGCGCCGGTGATGCGCTCGATGTTGCCGAGGGCGCGGTCGGCCTTCTCGCTCAGCGAGTCGAACTTCGCCAAGTACTTCGTGAGGTCGACGGGGTCTTCGGTGCGGAGCTGGGTGCCCTCGGGCGCCTTCGGGAGGCGCATGTCGCCCACCGTGAGCTCGATCATCTTGTCGCCCAGGAGGCCCTTGTTGACCACGCGCGCGATGGTGCCGCGCGGGCGATCGGGGTGCTTCTTGGCCTCTTCCTCCGACACGTCGGGGTCGAGGCGGATGCGATCGACCTCGTCGCGCACGAGGTTCAACGTGACGTGAATGCGCGTGTCGGAGGCGGTGCCCGAGTGCCCCACGTCGCCGACCGCGCCGATCTCCACGCCGCCCATGCGCACGGGCGCGCCCGGCCGGAGCCCCGCGACGTCGTTGAACGTGGCGTTGAAGCGGGCCTTCGACTCCCAGAGCCGGCGGTTGTCCCCGATCATGAAGACGAAAATGCCGCTAACGAGCAGCGCGAGGGACACGAAGATGCCGACTCGGACGTTCTTGGACATGGATCGAAGAAAGTAGGGAGAAGAGGGGAGAGAGGGGGGGGCGACGCCGGTGCGTGTGTCGGTGCGCGGGCCGGTGCGAAGGCGCGAACGCAGCTTAGCGAGATTCCGGGCGGGCGCGACGGATTCTCGCGGAGCGCCATGAAGCGACGCGCGCCCCTACCGCCGCTCGGGCCTCACAGCTCGCCCCGCGGCCAAGAGCGCCCCGCTCGTGAGGAACACCGCGACGGCCGCGAACATGAGCACGTGGGGGGCGCGCAGCATCGACGCGACGCCCTGATCGAGCGCGGCGCCGAGCGACACGCCGTCGGCCGAGCCGAAGCCCACGAACGACAGCGAGGCCTCGCTCAGCACCACGGCCGACGCGGACGAGCCAAGCTGCACGGCCACGGTGCCGAGGAGGTTCGGCACGACGTGTCGAAACACGATGGCCGTCTCGCCGAGGCCGAGCGCCCGCGCGGCCTCCACGAAGCCCGCTCCGCGCAGCACGCGGCCCTCGGCGAGAGCGAGCCGCGCGAACGGCGCCCAGCTCGTGAGGGCGAAGACGCACGCGAGGTGAAGACGCGTGGGGTGGCGCACCGCGGAGAGCACCGAGAGCGCGAGCAGGAAGCTCGGGAACGCCTGGAGGCCGTCACAGAGCTGCGCGACCGCACCCTCGAGGCGCCCGCGTCGCATGGCGGCCAGCGCGCCGAGGGGCGTGCCCACGAGGAAGCCCACGGTCGCCACGGTGACCGCGAGCAGCAGCGCGCGGAGGCACGCGCTCGCGAGGAGCGCCCCGAGATCGACGCCGCCCTCGCCGCACCCCAAGAGGTGGCCCGGCCCCGGCGGGAGGTAGGCCTCTTCGGGCGCCAGGCGGGTGGGCGAGGCGCCGGTGACGACGAGCGAGACCCCCGCGAAACAGACGAGCGCCGCGAGCGGTGCCAGCGCGAGGAGGCGCGCGCGCGCCGTAGAGCTCCCCTCCGATTTTGCGCCTCGGCTCACCGCAGCACCCGGGGGTCGACCGCGCCATGCACCGCCTGCGCGCCCGCCTGGGCCACCACGAAGAGCGCGCCGGTGAGCACGACCGCGGCCTCCAGCACGGGCAGGTCGCGCGTGGCGTAGGCCTCGAGGATGAGCGAGCCGAGGCCCGGGCGCTCGAACAGGCGCTCGAGGACGACCGCGCCGCCGAGCAGCGCGCCGAGCTGCGTGCCCACCACCGTGGCGATCGGCCCCACGCAGGCTGGCACCGCGTGGAGGAGCCACACACGCGCCCCGCTCGCGCCCTTCGCGCGGGCGACCGTGAGAAACTGCGCGCGCTCGAGGTCCTTCAGCGAAGCTCGCGTGATGCGGCCAACGTGCGCGAAGAGCGGAACGGAGAGCAGCGACGAGGCGAAGAGGAGCCCCGCGGCGCCGGCCTCGGGATCGCCCGGGAGGGGCACCAGGCGGAGCTTCGCCGAGAGCACGAACGTGAGCAGCGGCGCGAACGCGAGCAGCGGCGTGGAGGCGCACACGACGAGGAGCCGCTCCACGTGCCGCCGCCCGCGCCCGAGCCACGGGCCCGACGCGAGCACCGCGAGGCCGACGCCGAGCGCGGCGCCGAGCAGGACCGCCACGAGCGCGAGCGACGCGGTGGGCCCGAGGGCGGCGGCGAGGGCGGAGCGGACCGACGTGCCGGGCCGGCGGAGCGAGTCGCCGAGATCGAGCGTGACGAGGCGCCGGAGAAAGAGCGCATATTGCACGTAAAGCGGCTGGTCGAGCGAGAGCCTCGCGCGGAGCACGGCGCGCTCGTCGGGCCCGGCCAGATCGCCCAGCACGAGGGCGGCTGGATCCCCGGGCAAGAGGCGCAGCGACAGGAACACCGCGGTCGCCAGCGCGAGCACCACGACGAGCGAGCCCGAGACGCGCCGAGCGAAGGCCAGCGCCGCGCCGAGCGACCGGCGCCCGAGAGAGAGGCGCTTCGCCGCGCCCTCAGCCACCGCCGTCGGGGGCGTCGGTCGCGCTGTCGGTTGGGGAGGCGTCGCGCGGGCCCGCGTCGAGCGGCGCGGCGTCGATCGGGGGGGCCGCGTCGCCCGCGTCGGCCGGGGTCGGGCCGGGCAGGGGCGGCGCGGCGGCGGAGCAGACGGGGGCTACGGCGCTCAGCGCCGGGCTCGTGAGCGCGTCGGCCTCGCGCGGTACACACACGCGGCGCGACTGATCGGAGTCGAGCACGATGCCTTGGAGGTTGGGGCTGCGCGGATCGCGGCACACGTACCCGTCGCGGCAGTCCTTGTCGACCTCGCACGCCCGCATGCAGAAGCTCCGCGCCGTGCGCGCGATGGAGCGGTCGGAGTAGAGGCAGCCGGGCACGCGCCCGCCGAAGACCACGCACGAGGCCTCCTCGGGGCAGCCGTCGCCGACGCAGTTGAACACCGTGCAATAGCCGCCGGACTGGGAGGTGTCGCAGAGGCGATCGCCGCGCTGCGAGCAGTCGGTCGAGAGGACGCACGAGTCGCCGATGCTAGGCTGGCAGGCCAGGCCGAACAGGCCGAGCCCAAGCGTCAGCGCGGCCGCGAGGCGGCCTGGCATGGGCCAGGCTCGAGCCGCCCGCCGCGCGGCGTCCGCGGTGTGCGCGCGCGTGAGGGGCGCGGGGCCCCGCGCGGTGGCGCGGGCGACGTGGCGAGCGAGATTCGGTCGATGTGGGTCCACCATGCCTCCGGCGCGCGCGACCCTAGCGAAAAAGCGGCGTGAGCGGGAGTCTTCCGCGCGCCCAGGGCCCCGATCGGCTCGCACCTTCACTGGCATTGCCGAACGGCGCGTCGTGCTCTACGTTCCGCGCCCGTGGGCCCCTGAGCCCGACCCGAACCTCGGCCGTGGCGACGCTCCTCTGGGGCCCCCCTGGCCACCGCCGCCCCGGCGGCCCCGCGAAGGAACACGTATGGCGACCTACATCACCTCCGACTGCATCAACTGCGGCGCGTGCGAGCCGGAGTGCCCCAACGAGGCCATCAGCGAGGGCGACGAGATCTACGTCATCGACCCCGAGCTCTGCACCGAGTGCGTCGGCTTCTACGACCACGAGGCGTGCCAGGCCGTCTGTCCGGTCGAGTGCTGCCTCCCCGATCCGAAGCACCCCGAGGACGAGGCGGCGCTGATCGAGCGCGCCCTCCGGCTCCACCCCGACGACGCCGAGCTCCAGAAGCGCGCCGAAGCGAACGACTACCTCTCGCGGTTCCGCAAGTAGAGCTCGCGTGGGCCGCGAGGGTTCGGAGCGCTTCCACACGCGCGGCGCGACCCTCGGCGCGTGGGCGTCGCTCGCGTCGCTCGCGTCGCTCGCGTCTACAGGGTGCGGCGGTGGTGCGCCTCTGCTGCATCCTGCACGCACCTTGCCTCGCGGTGAGGTGCGCGTCGCCGGCGGGCTCTCGGGGCACTTCGCGCCGGGCGCGCTCGCGGGGCACCTGCGCGACGCGCGGGGCGCGGCCGCGGCCGATCCCCAACGAGCGCCCGGGGCGCCCGGGTCGAACCCCGAGTATGCGCGAGGCGCCCTCGTCGCCGCGGCCATCGCGCCCGGCATGGCGCCGTACGTGGGGGCGCGCGTGGGGCTCTCGAACGCCTTCGAGGGCGGCCTCACGTACACGGGCCGCGCGGTGCGCGTCGACGTGCGCCGCTCGTTCGACGACAAGGCGCTCTCGCTGTCGGTGGGAGTCGGCGGCACGGCGGCCCTCTACGGGCGCGATCCCGGCACGAACGCCCTGCCCGGGGTCGACCTTTCGGCGCTGAAGGGCTACGGCGCCGACGTGCCCGTGCTCGTGGGGTGGCAGAGCGCTGGCGGCATCTACCGAGTGTGGGGTGGCGCGCGCGGGGGCTTCGAACGCGACAGCCTCGCGCGGCTCTCCACCGAGCCGAAGGACGCGCCGACCACGCCCAGCGCGGCCCCGATCACCCTCGACGCGACCCGCTTTTACGCAGGCGGCGTGCTCGGCGTCGCGACGGGTGTGCGGCACGTGCACGTGGCCGTCGAGCTGCAGGTCGCCTACCAGGGGGCGAGCGGCACCTACAACGGCACCGACGTCTCGATCACCGGCGTGACGATCACGCCCGCGACCGCGCTCCTCTGGAGCTTCTGAGCCGCGCCGCGCGCGACGGCGTTCCCCGCACGGTCACCGCGCCATTCACGCCCGCGCCGGCGCCTCCCTGCGCTAACGTGCGCGCCGGAGGTTCGGCATGTTCGATCTGAAGATCACGGGTGGCGTCGTCGTCGATGGAACCGGGGCGCCGC is a genomic window of Myxococcales bacterium containing:
- a CDS encoding patatin-like phospholipase family protein, translated to MSALAADPARPVGLVLSGGGARGVFQVGVWKVLRDDPRGLGREPDVVSGTSAGAINGALIAAGLSPERMLQFWLDLAARPPIVANEAFFDSLRRALSRVASRDTQRTFQERKRELVLLASIAKKHHLTRASGILAAALEILMTARFDAVSVLLEELDAPYLFDTSPLRARLAEAIGGPTVPRGRVRLALNAIDVRSGGVVRIVNHPPGKTAAASTHYRYVPDIPLDLVLASASIPLLFNPVPFDGRLLWDGGLLVNSPMAPAVALGARRLLPVLVTKLDGRSGASMGSFGESVERLVDTLLENAYNVDRKLLLTRNDLVDRLPSAPWGRVELFQAIRPGDTALFGPGSYLHFERSVLLDMYEAGRRAAREWLARGPLPDGDAAKDG
- a CDS encoding DUF72 domain-containing protein yields the protein MRRKASSPDQLGLFGGPAAEAPAASRGAPARARVTPEDLELAARVPPSVRFGTSSWTFPGWGGVLYEGAPTQAALLAGGLQAYATHPLFRVVGIDRSHYAPLDAATLAQYAAGLPAGFCAVSKVWDELTTCVFPAHPRFGERASHDNPSFLSAERFLTEVLPPYTAAFAPFAGPFVFEIPPMPPARVPAAEVFAARVDALLSRLPRAFRYAFELRNEALLTGAYLEVLRAHGASHVLNLWTGMPTLRRQLAVAGVAAAPFFVVRLMLPPFTRYDVRRADLAPFDRLVDPQHDARDDVLAIVRAAGGRDVFVLVNNKFEGCSPESVRELARRVVGELRPEISP
- a CDS encoding MCE family protein, translated to MSKNVRVGIFVSLALLVSGIFVFMIGDNRRLWESKARFNATFNDVAGLRPGAPVRMGGVEIGAVGDVGHSGTASDTRIHVTLNLVRDEVDRIRLDPDVSEEEAKKHPDRPRGTIARVVNKGLLGDKMIELTVGDMRLPKAPEGTQLRTEDPVDLTKYLAKFDSLSEKADRALGNIERITGALANEKVADDIKGSIASVNVILAAFARKDGAAHRLLFDPEEAKKVDVLLNNLLVISHEAAGATADVHTMTTRVNSGPGLAHTLLYDEKMAQGATGTLVEVRNTLEAVRTQPGIAHAVVYGDPNTQKVLTNVGAMSDDLRAVMAGVRAGKGTIGGLLVDPSIYEDLKAIVGNVERNQVLRALVRYSIKETDQRPHAAPPSGPVTPPTGAPGKPEAK
- a CDS encoding ABC transporter permease, translated to MSRGAKSEGSSTARARLLALAPLAALVCFAGVSLVVTGASPTRLAPEEAYLPPGPGHLLGCGEGGVDLGALLASACLRALLLAVTVATVGFLVGTPLGALAAMRRGRLEGAVAQLCDGLQAFPSFLLALSVLSAVRHPTRLHLACVFALTSWAPFARLALAEGRVLRGAGFVEAARALGLGETAIVFRHVVPNLLGTVAVQLGSSASAVVLSEASLSFVGFGSADGVSLGAALDQGVASMLRAPHVLMFAAVAVFLTSGALLAAGRAVRPERR
- a CDS encoding ABC transporter permease, whose amino-acid sequence is MAEGAAKRLSLGRRSLGAALAFARRVSGSLVVVLALATAVFLSLRLLPGDPAALVLGDLAGPDERAVLRARLSLDQPLYVQYALFLRRLVTLDLGDSLRRPGTSVRSALAAALGPTASLALVAVLLGAALGVGLAVLASGPWLGRGRRHVERLLVVCASTPLLAFAPLLTFVLSAKLRLVPLPGDPEAGAAGLLFASSLLSVPLFAHVGRITRASLKDLERAQFLTVARAKGASGARVWLLHAVPACVGPIATVVGTQLGALLGGAVVLERLFERPGLGSLILEAYATRDLPVLEAAVVLTGALFVVAQAGAQAVHGAVDPRVLR
- a CDS encoding YfhL family 4Fe-4S dicluster ferredoxin, whose protein sequence is MATYITSDCINCGACEPECPNEAISEGDEIYVIDPELCTECVGFYDHEACQAVCPVECCLPDPKHPEDEAALIERALRLHPDDAELQKRAEANDYLSRFRK